ATACTTGTTTTAATGGATTTAATGAGCTGAGActaaagaaaggaaagaaatgcCATCTTACAATATCTTCCTTATTTGTTTAATGTATAGGTAAATAAAAGCATTCGGATAGTTTGGCCAAACCTTTAGGTTTTTCTAAAACTTTAGGCATGTCTATGTTTTGGGCCTtatttggagagacaggacagttgatagagacagaaatcagggagagagagtgcagggaaagacatgcaggaaaggagccacaggttggactcaaaCCCAGGGCGCCCGCCTAGAGGACCATGGCCTCCGCTCATGGGGCAagtgcactaaccactatgtCACCATCCGCTCTCAATTTCTCTCAGTGGCCTACAGTTTCAGGACAATATTTGTGTTTTGCTAATATTGATCCAGTACCCTGACGTTGTTCAATTATTAGCATTTTTCGTCTAATATACTGAGCTAATGGTCCAGAAATAGAGCGAAAAGTAGACCTACAGTCCATTTTCTCCTTGCCTACTTTGAGTATAAATGAGTTTTGTGTCAAACCCATTTCCTTATTTGGAGTAAAACAGGATTAAAATTCCGTATAGCACGCTGATGTAAAGCCCTCTGAttcttaaaataatttaaaactaTACTTTTATTTCAACAATGTGATGGGATGTATACATTGTaatccaaaatgtaatcaaCAGACTAATCTGATGTAAAAGAGTAATAGTAATTTGTAGCATTAATAAGTCTTGAGTTATTAAACTACAGCGGTCTAATCAATCTTCTTGAACCACATCAAACTGTGTTAGCTGATTGGTTATGGgtaccaacctggttaaatggAGGAAGGTGAGGTGAGGTGGGGCTCGTGACACTCAGCTGATCCATGCAGCTTGGCCATAACTTCTGCAACTGATTCCTCTGATGCCAGGACTTCAGCTCCTCCGACACGATCTCCCTGGGCATCAGCCTGATGGCGTGGTTCGGGTACTCGTTCAGCGAGGGCGTTCGCACCAGTCTAGTGTAAGGTGGAGGTGGCTTAAGGATTCTCCTTGGGGACGATGCTCCCTCTTGCCACTGTCTTGAAAGCGGGCTATGTGCCACAGGGGGTGAGGACAGAAAGACCTTCCCCATGTCCAGGTCTTGAGGGGAGAGTGGGCCATCCTCTGCCGCGGCTCTGACGTTACCAGGGCTGAACTGAGACTGGTTGTTATTCTTCTGTGAGCTGGAGAAGCTGGAAAGCCCTTTCTTTTGTGCCCCAAAGTGGAACCCATAAGGTGGAGGGCAGAGCTTTGGGATCTCAGTGGGTCTGTCCCTGCCAGGAGAGCTGAtgtgggaggaggaagagtgctCGGAGCTGCTGTCCTCGGAGCTGGACTGGTAGGGCTGCAGAGGAGAGTACTCTGGAGAACGCACCATGAAGTTGGCTATGCAGCGCCGCTGGGGCAGCCTAGCTCGCCCGCGATTGTTCTCTGTGCTGAGGCCCTCCTTATCACCTGGTGGCTTACTTTTAGGAAGTCTGAGAAGACAAATGTGAAAATTAATAATTATACCAAATGTggtttttattctctttttgcACGAGTGTACAAACAAATCAGACTTTTCTGTGTACCTGAAGGACTGGGTGTACTGTCTGCGTATGTGCAGCTCCGGGGTGGAGGGGGCACTGGTGGAGTTGTTTTGACGCAGGGCAGAGTTCCTGACGAACTGAGAGAGAGGAATCCTacagctctctgcagacacTTGCGTCCCTGCTGGACTGCTGCACAcgataaaaacatgaagaagaaaaagttaaataaatatatttctgtcaTTGCTGGAagtatttttattgtttcaacCTTTTCTGTAAGGTAAAACAACCTTACACACACAGCCATACACTTATTCCACACAGTTTCGTATTCAATGTGCTGTCATATACACTTGAGACTCTTACCTGGACCTGCTGCTGCTAGCAGATTGAGGTTTATTGACCTTCTGGTAGGGCTGATCCAGACTGGATTCTTTCCATGGAGAGTTCTGGATGGGAGAGGGCTCATGCTCCACACTGAgctggcttgatgactgctgggATGATTGAAGGGTCTTGGCTGACAGATGCGGGGCGTCTGACAAGGAAGTGCAGGACTCTGAATGAGAGGGAGGAGTGGGCGAGTCCACGTCTGTGTATGATCAGAGAGAACGTCATTGAGTATGGGGCAGGACTGTTATTTCAGATTGGTGAGTGATTCATTTTGAGAATCACACACCTCTGATTGCtcatactttttaaatttgcatgaaTAAATGTAATCCTTCCTCACCGTCATCCAGGGCCACAACATCAGACAGGGAACTGTCATCAGACATGCTCAGATCTGCTacagaaatgaaacatttttttttaagattccaTCAAACTAATTTTGTGTCCATGGATGCAGTTCACAGTGTGACCTGAAGGGGTCGGCAATGTGACTAACCTCTGTTTTGGCTTCTTGAGATGGGGATGCAGGGGGAGTTGCACTCGCTCTTGATCCTGTGCTGGAACACGGCCTCCTGCAGGTCTTTCActttcctctcttccctcttGCACTGCTGCAGCCggctcttcttctgtggtttgctgagtttctcctccacaGACAGTTTGCGGACTGCCTCATAAATCTGCCGCTGAAGAGCCAAGTCAGTTTCCAACGCTTGCAACTCTGAATCCTATTATGAAGACACATTATGACATTTAGTATCAGCTGATAAACTTtactctccatttttttttactgttttgttttgttagtaaTGTTGGCTCATACCTGATTATTCAAATGGATCAGACCTTCATCCAGCTTGAATGAAGCTCCAATCCTCCTTCTGACCCGTGGTGGCTTCTCATCGGGCATCAGAGGATAGTCTGAGGGCAGTTTACCCGTTAACTCCTGTGAATTCAAAATAATTCCTTGTTTATTGCAAAACAGGGAAAAGttgtgacacaaaaaaacacaataaagttATCTTTAAACTAATCAAAGCACACAAAAAAgtcatcttgtgtgtgtgtgtgtgtgtaacgtgttTTCATGTATGAGTAACTTACGGCCTCCCTGATGCAGAGCTTCCTGAGCTCCAGCAGGCAGAGCTCCAGACGCTCCTCCAGAGACTGGTGCTTGAGCTTCAGGGCTCTGGTGTTGGTGGTCAGGTCCTTTACCGGGGATATGGGACTGTCAGGACCTGCAGTGAACGCATCGTCTATCAGGTCAGGCTTTACTAATCAGGGTCTGGATCAGCCACGGTCATAAAAATACCATCCACTATTACAGGGCTGTTTAACTATGCCATAGACAGGAAGGATCTTTGTATCCCACCTAgcgtcacatttttaaaacacatacaTGACTTGTAGAACTATTTAGCAGCTGCAATAGCTACAGCTTTAGTTTTCTCACAGATGGTGCCTTTAGAGAATTTGGTAAACTTTAGTTCTGTTCTCGCTACGGCGGTTATGCTAAGATAAGTACTTCTAGGTAATGGATGAATGGAGCTGTTTAATGCATTGTGTTTTTCCCTGCCTCGTGGTGTGAAACCGTCTGACAATCCTAAACACTGAGCCTCAGTCATGACTAGAGAATGTCAGTGTATCTTGTTTAAACTGTGCacgttctttttttcttgcatttacTTTGAATCAAATGCTCTTTGGGATAATATGTGAATCCAAATAAACACCGCTCTTAACTCTGTAACTCCTGAATGTTTATATAATGACTGTGgaatgcaacattttcttttgcttagtgtttttttttttttggtggcaTTATTGTGTTTAATATTGAGAATACAGACCTAAGCTATGTTGTATTTTGCATAACTTATTAATGTTCTTACCAGAATGTAAGATGATCCCACTGTCAGTGTCACTGATCTCCTCTTTGCTCTCAATGGCCGTCATCTTCACTGTATGCTCTTGAGTTGATAGATATACCTGTTGAAATGAGCAGATTTAGCAGGTTAGTAAAAAGTAGATCACTTCAGACCACTTATAAGATTACAGATTCTCTTGTTGTTTTCCTACCACATGGCTTCATTCATACTCGCTCCTGCTGCTTAACAAAAGTGAATGACTGGCGAGTGTCCTTTCACACACTTATCAATGCAGCTTTCCatctccccctccttctcctccacctcttcctcccccACCATGCTCACTCACAAAAGCGGCAGACCCCCACGGTTGACTCGGCACATGTGCAGGGGTTAATCCGAATCGCGGTGCCATGGTGACGGGGCACTGCGTGGCTGTCCAGGGGAGCGTGTTGTCGCGAGGCGTGTCAGAGGGCGTTTAAAGAGCCCAGGCccagaaaaagaaagcagatgGCAGCGGGAATTACCCCACTCATGCACTGCACCTGTTCCCCCTGCATgcccctccctctgctcctaTTCAACCAGTGTTCAGAAAAGCCTCTGGGGGGCTTTGAAGTGGAAGAATGTCTCAATGCTGGGCTTGTCCGCGCCACATCAGATCACAAGGGCCCTGCTGACTTCTGTGCGACTCTGCCCGTATCGCTGACACACTTTCACAACCAAGCGAGAACCATTCATGTTTGTGGCCTGCTCGCTCCACTGTttgcacacaacacaacatctgactgacaataaacaaataatgagATGCGAAGAGGAACCGTGGCCAGCAGAGGAAAACAATGACGACAACAAATTGCGGGTAACATTTTAGGTTTAAGTGAAGACTTAAGGATGTTTGGATGACATTGCCCCAGAGGAAGAgtgagttattttttttaggcCAATCCATTTTTTCTGCATCTCACATGCTTGCCACCACTCAGGACTTCCCCTAAAAAAGGTTTTCACAAGAAACAACCAAGCACTGACATGATTAAAGGATATATAAGCCAGCCTTGCTTTTGTGACACATACAAATGTGTAGTTCATGCTTTTGAAGACTCCCAAAGCAGTCTCTGTGTTAAtatcaagaaaacaaagaagcaaTCTGCTACTCTGATATGAAGGGGAAAAGGAGTGGATAAAAGCATACGACACATAAATGATCGTGCTGCTGTTGTCAAGCTCATGTGAATCCTCGATTCTTGTCTCAGCATCTGTGTTTGCAGATTGGTATCCGGCCTTTTCCTGCAGGGACCAGGAAGACACAGATTTGTGCAGATGAAAACCTCCTCATACAGGATATTAATGTGAATCCCATAGGCCTGACCCATTCAGCACAGCAGCTCATGTGCACTGACGCAGCTTTAAGCGGCCAGTAGCACAATCAGGCACAGGCTGCCCGAGTCAGTAAAACAACACTGCAACAAAGGGCCTGTATCCACCAACCAGCCCCAATAATCTGCTGTGGGCACAGTATCTGCTGACAACATGTTGTTGGGCCAATATTGAGACAAGGCTGCTGTGAGAGGAGGGGAAAAGTTGCAGAGTTGAGTTTTTTATTGTGTAAGGTTAAGTCCTGCTGTACTCACAGATGTATGACTCCAACGCTGAAGCGATCTTACACTAAAGACGTCAACAGGAATCAAGTCTGGtaatcagagacagacagggtgATGTGGGATTTACCCACTTACACCCCATAACTCTCTGAAGACTTTCACAAGAGACTGTGGTTGGTG
This region of Labrus bergylta chromosome 12, fLabBer1.1, whole genome shotgun sequence genomic DNA includes:
- the inavaa gene encoding innate immunity activator protein isoform X4, which encodes MTAIESKEEISDTDSGIILHSGPDSPISPVKDLTTNTRALKLKHQSLEERLELCLLELRKLCIREAELTGKLPSDYPLMPDEKPPRVRRRIGASFKLDEGLIHLNNQDSELQALETDLALQRQIYEAVRKLSVEEKLSKPQKKSRLQQCKREERKVKDLQEAVFQHRIKSECNSPCIPISRSQNRDLSMSDDSSLSDVVALDDDVDSPTPPSHSESCTSLSDAPHLSAKTLQSSQQSSSQLSVEHEPSPIQNSPWKESSLDQPYQKVNKPQSASSSRSSSPAGTQVSAESCRIPLSQFVRNSALRQNNSTSAPSTPELHIRRQYTQSFRLPKSKPPGDKEGLSTENNRGRARLPQRRCIANFMVRSPEYSPLQPYQSSSEDSSSEHSSSSHISSPGRDRPTEIPKLCPPPYGFHFGAQKKGLSSFSSSQKNNNQSQFSPGNVRAAAEDGPLSPQDLDMGKVFLSSPPVAHSPLSRQWQEGASSPRRILKPPPPYTRLVRTPSLNEYPNHAIRLMPREIVSEELKSWHQRNQLQKLWPSCMDQLSVTSPTSPHLPPFNQGSGNMILQRAADGTPVQWFIAEDAEIVSQV
- the inavaa gene encoding innate immunity activator protein isoform X1; the protein is MTAIESKEEISDTDSGIILHSGPDSPISPVKDLTTNTRALKLKHQSLEERLELCLLELRKLCIREAELTGKLPSDYPLMPDEKPPRVRRRIGASFKLDEGLIHLNNQDSELQALETDLALQRQIYEAVRKLSVEEKLSKPQKKSRLQQCKREERKVKDLQEAVFQHRIKSECNSPCIPISRSQNRADLSMSDDSSLSDVVALDDDVDSPTPPSHSESCTSLSDAPHLSAKTLQSSQQSSSQLSVEHEPSPIQNSPWKESSLDQPYQKVNKPQSASSSRSSSPAGTQVSAESCRIPLSQFVRNSALRQNNSTSAPSTPELHIRRQYTQSFRYTEKSDLFVHSCKKRIKTTFGIIINFHICLLRLPKSKPPGDKEGLSTENNRGRARLPQRRCIANFMVRSPEYSPLQPYQSSSEDSSSEHSSSSHISSPGRDRPTEIPKLCPPPYGFHFGAQKKGLSSFSSSQKNNNQSQFSPGNVRAAAEDGPLSPQDLDMGKVFLSSPPVAHSPLSRQWQEGASSPRRILKPPPPYTRLVRTPSLNEYPNHAIRLMPREIVSEELKSWHQRNQLQKLWPSCMDQLSVTSPTSPHLPPFNQGSGNMILQRAADGTPVQWFIAEDAEIVSQV
- the inavaa gene encoding innate immunity activator protein isoform X2 gives rise to the protein MTAIESKEEISDTDSGIILHSGPDSPISPVKDLTTNTRALKLKHQSLEERLELCLLELRKLCIREAELTGKLPSDYPLMPDEKPPRVRRRIGASFKLDEGLIHLNNQDSELQALETDLALQRQIYEAVRKLSVEEKLSKPQKKSRLQQCKREERKVKDLQEAVFQHRIKSECNSPCIPISRSQNRDLSMSDDSSLSDVVALDDDVDSPTPPSHSESCTSLSDAPHLSAKTLQSSQQSSSQLSVEHEPSPIQNSPWKESSLDQPYQKVNKPQSASSSRSSSPAGTQVSAESCRIPLSQFVRNSALRQNNSTSAPSTPELHIRRQYTQSFRYTEKSDLFVHSCKKRIKTTFGIIINFHICLLRLPKSKPPGDKEGLSTENNRGRARLPQRRCIANFMVRSPEYSPLQPYQSSSEDSSSEHSSSSHISSPGRDRPTEIPKLCPPPYGFHFGAQKKGLSSFSSSQKNNNQSQFSPGNVRAAAEDGPLSPQDLDMGKVFLSSPPVAHSPLSRQWQEGASSPRRILKPPPPYTRLVRTPSLNEYPNHAIRLMPREIVSEELKSWHQRNQLQKLWPSCMDQLSVTSPTSPHLPPFNQGSGNMILQRAADGTPVQWFIAEDAEIVSQV
- the inavaa gene encoding innate immunity activator protein isoform X3, giving the protein MTAIESKEEISDTDSGIILHSGPDSPISPVKDLTTNTRALKLKHQSLEERLELCLLELRKLCIREAELTGKLPSDYPLMPDEKPPRVRRRIGASFKLDEGLIHLNNQDSELQALETDLALQRQIYEAVRKLSVEEKLSKPQKKSRLQQCKREERKVKDLQEAVFQHRIKSECNSPCIPISRSQNRADLSMSDDSSLSDVVALDDDVDSPTPPSHSESCTSLSDAPHLSAKTLQSSQQSSSQLSVEHEPSPIQNSPWKESSLDQPYQKVNKPQSASSSRSSSPAGTQVSAESCRIPLSQFVRNSALRQNNSTSAPSTPELHIRRQYTQSFRLPKSKPPGDKEGLSTENNRGRARLPQRRCIANFMVRSPEYSPLQPYQSSSEDSSSEHSSSSHISSPGRDRPTEIPKLCPPPYGFHFGAQKKGLSSFSSSQKNNNQSQFSPGNVRAAAEDGPLSPQDLDMGKVFLSSPPVAHSPLSRQWQEGASSPRRILKPPPPYTRLVRTPSLNEYPNHAIRLMPREIVSEELKSWHQRNQLQKLWPSCMDQLSVTSPTSPHLPPFNQGSGNMILQRAADGTPVQWFIAEDAEIVSQV